DNA from Dehalococcoidia bacterium:
ACGACTTCGCGGCCACGCTGCGCGCCTGCGCCGCCCGTCCAGAGACCTGGATCTCGGCGGAGATCGCCATCGTCTACACGGCGCTGCACGAGGCCGGCCTCGCGCACAGCGTCGAGGCGTACCGCGACGGTATGCTTGCGGGCGGGCTCTACGGCGTGGCGCTGGGCGGCGCCTTCTTCGGCGAGTCGATGTTCAGCCGGCAAACGGACGCGAGCAAGATCGCCTTCCTGGTGCTCTGCCGCCGGCTGCGCGAACGCGGCTACGCGTTGCTCGACGCGCAGTTCATGACCGCGCACCTGGCCAGCCTGGGCGCGGTCACCGTCTCGCGCGACGTTTATCTCCTGCAGCTTGAGGCCGCGCTGCGGCGGCGCTGCCGGTTCGATCCGTAAGGTCTGCGAGCAGCGGCGCGGCGGCATCTGCTTACCGTGCAGCCAGCCGCGGCCATGCTCTGCGCCAGGTCCGCGACTTTT
Protein-coding regions in this window:
- the aat gene encoding leucyl/phenylalanyl-tRNA--protein transferase, which produces MRQHLTPQLVVAAYCRGWFPMVEGRDGPIGWYEPAERAIFVPGEEHISHSLARTYRRGVYEVRINHDFAATLRACAARPETWISAEIAIVYTALHEAGLAHSVEAYRDGMLAGGLYGVALGGAFFGESMFSRQTDASKIAFLVLCRRLRERGYALLDAQFMTAHLASLGAVTVSRDVYLLQLEAALRRRCRFDP